A genomic region of Octopus sinensis linkage group LG2, ASM634580v1, whole genome shotgun sequence contains the following coding sequences:
- the LOC115232430 gene encoding tctex1 domain-containing protein 2-like, whose protein sequence is MSSLETAPSNNTKQVRICPSVKSDVTDGTTDGSNATNQKRRPSVFPNAHRRRSSFQFKQLALSSFHRLSMATSSDIECLPKVRQQNTYRIDPHPDSKFVESKVKNAVYEYLCEELTNVEYNDKDWKLKTRDIGDQLRNQIKSLGFLRYKIIVEILINPKGANNDLIFGSRCLSDPDRDRSIAVVFSNDSLSAVVCVYAIYYD, encoded by the exons atgTCCTCTTTAGAAACTGCACCTTCCAATAATACGAAGCAA GTCCGCATTTGTCCCAGTGTCAAGTCTGATGTCACGGATGGAACGACAGATGGGAGTAATGCAACCAATCAGAAACGTCGACCATCTGTTTTCCCGAACGCTCATCGCCGACGTTCATCTTTCCAGTTCAAGCAATTGGCTTTGTCCAGCTTTCATCGTTTGAGTATGGCTACCAGCAGTGACATAGAATGTCTGCCGAAGGTCCGGCAACAAAACACCTATCGAATCGACCCACACCCAGACAGCAAATTCGTCGAATCTAAGGTAAAGAACGCCGTTTATGAATATCTGTGTGAAGAACTGACCAACGTGGAATACAACGACAAAGATTGGAAACTAAAGACAAGAGATATTGGCGACCAACTACGGAACCAAATTAAATCTCTCGGTTTTCTCCGATACAAAATCATTGTTGAAATATTGATCAATCCTAAAGGTGCGAACAATGATTTGATCTTTGGCAGCCGGTGTCTCAGTGATCCGGACCGGGATCGATCTATTGCCGTCGTCTTCTCCAATGATTCGCTGTCagctgtggtttgtgtttatgcCATTTATTACGATTAA